One part of the Candidatus Aquiluna sp. UB-MaderosW2red genome encodes these proteins:
- a CDS encoding DoxX family protein — protein MARETLTKRHWGSWVVIFAFTSSGILHLLNPNAFLGLLPSWAPEPLLLVYASGVAELLAALGLILRLKWAPIFTALVLSAVWPANLWFAIDTTASGDLLATIIAWARLPLQIPLIIWALRSPVKS, from the coding sequence GTGGCTCGCGAAACGCTGACAAAGCGGCACTGGGGTTCCTGGGTCGTAATTTTTGCATTCACAAGTTCGGGAATCCTGCACCTATTAAACCCGAACGCTTTCCTTGGCTTGCTTCCAAGCTGGGCACCGGAGCCCCTGCTTTTGGTTTACGCATCCGGGGTGGCAGAACTGTTGGCAGCTCTTGGCCTCATTTTGCGACTCAAGTGGGCCCCTATTTTCACCGCCCTGGTGCTGTCGGCAGTTTGGCCGGCTAACTTATGGTTCGCCATTGACACAACCGCTAGTGGGGACCTTCTTGCCACGATCATCGCCTGGGCCAGATTACCTCTGCAAATTCCCCTAATTATTTGGGCGCTCAGGTCACCGGTGAAAAGCTAG
- a CDS encoding SDR family oxidoreductase — protein MSNVAIITGAASGFGFELSKKLLGLGWVVYATDVNKEALAAIAEHGAIPMKLDVTLDADFDKVVKKVIKDQGRIDLMVANAGFGSFSAVEETSPEKVRQLFEVNVFGVERSIRAVLPQMRKQRSGRILLVTSVVGTVSLAGLGWYAATKHAVKAVANALRHEVKDLGIKITVVEPGTSKTGFDAVAFNNLAESRGLGDYDKIMAGSGKWLGKLYKASPGPKQVVKKMLRASTVKNPAPMYPASWDVRALKVVFNLFGRRLTDSVILWLAKR, from the coding sequence ATGAGCAATGTCGCCATCATCACCGGAGCAGCCTCTGGATTCGGGTTCGAACTTTCTAAAAAACTCCTCGGCTTGGGCTGGGTGGTCTATGCCACCGATGTGAATAAAGAAGCCCTGGCTGCCATAGCCGAACACGGCGCAATTCCCATGAAGCTTGACGTCACCCTCGATGCTGACTTTGACAAGGTCGTGAAAAAGGTAATCAAAGACCAGGGCCGCATCGACCTTATGGTCGCGAACGCGGGCTTTGGAAGCTTTAGCGCGGTGGAGGAGACCTCACCCGAAAAGGTCCGGCAGCTCTTTGAAGTGAATGTCTTCGGGGTTGAACGCTCTATTAGGGCGGTTTTGCCTCAGATGCGCAAACAGCGATCTGGCAGAATCCTCTTGGTCACCTCAGTCGTAGGCACGGTTTCACTGGCTGGTCTTGGTTGGTATGCCGCCACTAAGCACGCCGTGAAGGCGGTCGCCAACGCCCTCCGTCACGAGGTGAAAGACCTTGGAATCAAGATAACCGTGGTCGAACCTGGCACCTCTAAGACCGGCTTCGATGCGGTGGCATTCAATAATTTGGCAGAGTCTCGCGGGCTAGGTGATTACGACAAGATCATGGCCGGCTCCGGCAAGTGGCTTGGCAAGCTTTATAAGGCTTCACCCGGACCCAAACAGGTAGTCAAAAAGATGCTCCGGGCATCGACGGTAAAGAACCCCGCGCCAATGTATCCGGCGAGCTGGGACGTTAGGGCGCTAAAGGTGGTCTTCAACCTGTTTGGCCGAAGGCTGACCGACTCAGTGATTTTGTGGCTCGCGAAACGCTGA
- a CDS encoding IclR family transcriptional regulator, producing MRTHTSGLARDLEVLEALSMAEAFTNGGLGVNRIAEITERDKGQISRVLKTLSQSQLVDRDSATLKYSLGSKIYSMAMRTKEAHLASLAEPRLFELVAQTQESAHLNVLRGGRLLTTKTVVAANALRRSGWDGLIIAAGNTASGRAILAGLSDEEVSLWWYEHAQDAPLPVAKSKLPRALEPINTEFKRQQPAKNLRTFLVMMQEIRDLGYAISDGEFQPGIVDAAAPIRDSSNKIVAAISTGVPKQRVGEQFDSIGQLVSAAALKFSADLGAPIIGPA from the coding sequence ATGAGGACCCACACATCAGGCTTGGCGAGGGACCTTGAAGTCCTTGAAGCCCTATCGATGGCTGAGGCTTTTACAAACGGCGGTTTGGGCGTGAACAGAATTGCGGAAATCACCGAGCGGGACAAAGGCCAAATATCTAGAGTTCTAAAGACACTGTCACAGAGCCAACTAGTAGATCGCGACTCAGCAACCCTCAAATATTCATTGGGCTCAAAGATATACTCGATGGCGATGCGCACCAAGGAGGCCCACCTGGCATCCCTTGCTGAACCAAGGTTATTCGAGCTCGTCGCTCAAACCCAAGAATCTGCTCACCTAAATGTCCTAAGAGGAGGCCGATTACTAACCACCAAGACGGTGGTCGCGGCAAACGCTCTCAGAAGGTCTGGTTGGGACGGGTTGATTATCGCAGCGGGCAACACAGCTTCGGGCCGTGCAATTCTTGCCGGTCTGAGCGATGAAGAGGTGTCGCTGTGGTGGTACGAACACGCCCAAGACGCTCCGCTACCGGTCGCCAAAAGCAAACTACCTCGAGCTCTTGAGCCAATAAACACCGAATTCAAAAGACAGCAACCGGCCAAGAACCTGAGGACATTTTTGGTAATGATGCAGGAGATTAGGGATCTTGGCTACGCAATCAGTGATGGTGAGTTTCAGCCGGGCATCGTTGATGCGGCAGCGCCAATTAGAGACTCGAGCAACAAGATTGTCGCAGCTATCAGCACCGGTGTTCCCAAACAGAGAGTCGGAGAACAGTTCGACTCGATTGGTCAATTGGTTTCAGCTGCGGCGTTGAAATTCTCTGCCGACCTGGGTGCCCCGATTATTGGACCGGCTTAG
- a CDS encoding glycine betaine ABC transporter substrate-binding protein, with protein sequence MKQRTKFSMFAIGAVSALVLAGCAAAETETSSGGSLAEYDLTGISIAVGSKDFDEQLILGEMLVAAFEAAGATVDNKVDLGGTNVARAALESGEIDIYMEYNGTGWAVHLGLPDPSFDPAELTAGVKERDLAENQIVWVGMSQFINTYGFTSSPERTEANGGPFTLTTMMEYVKANSDAIVCMEAEFPSREDGLILTENHTGIELPDNQQLILDTGIIYTETAANNCDFGEVYTTDGRIPALGLTLVEDPGVNLLYNVSGTMGADKYNEAPEAFDAIIEAILAPLDNTRMAELNGFVSADGRPAADVAKEYLVSEGLID encoded by the coding sequence ATGAAGCAGAGAACTAAATTTTCTATGTTTGCAATCGGAGCCGTGTCGGCTCTAGTACTCGCAGGCTGCGCAGCAGCTGAGACCGAGACAAGTTCGGGCGGAAGCCTTGCAGAGTACGATTTGACAGGCATTTCGATTGCCGTTGGATCAAAAGATTTTGATGAGCAGTTGATTCTTGGCGAGATGCTAGTGGCCGCGTTTGAAGCAGCCGGCGCTACAGTCGACAATAAAGTAGACCTCGGTGGCACCAACGTGGCTCGTGCAGCTCTCGAGTCCGGTGAAATTGACATTTACATGGAGTACAACGGAACCGGTTGGGCTGTGCACTTGGGCCTTCCAGATCCTAGCTTTGACCCAGCAGAGCTAACAGCTGGCGTGAAAGAGCGCGACCTAGCGGAGAACCAAATTGTGTGGGTTGGTATGTCACAATTTATCAACACCTACGGATTTACATCCAGCCCAGAGCGCACTGAGGCCAATGGTGGCCCATTCACATTGACCACCATGATGGAGTATGTAAAGGCAAACTCCGATGCGATTGTTTGCATGGAGGCTGAGTTCCCATCGCGTGAAGATGGTCTGATCTTGACTGAGAACCACACTGGAATCGAACTTCCAGACAATCAGCAGTTGATTCTTGACACTGGAATCATCTACACCGAGACCGCAGCTAATAACTGCGACTTCGGCGAGGTCTACACAACTGACGGCCGCATCCCAGCCCTAGGTTTGACCCTTGTTGAAGATCCAGGCGTCAACCTCTTGTATAACGTCTCTGGAACAATGGGCGCTGACAAGTACAACGAAGCCCCAGAAGCTTTTGACGCAATCATCGAGGCAATCCTTGCTCCGTTGGACAACACCCGCATGGCAGAGCTAAACGGCTTTGTTTCGGCCGATGGCCGACCCGCAGCTGATGTTGCCAAGGAGTACTTGGTTTCTGAAGGTCTGATCGACTAA
- a CDS encoding ABC transporter permease → MDFLLSLIDFALARQEQVLEGLAQHTVYVVSVLVTAGLFAIVTGVVTRRNVLAKELALAIASVFLTIPSLALFVVFIPLVGLGFAPSFIALFLYSLLPILRNTITGLDGIDLGVLDAAKGMGLSPAQVLIKVQLPLAWPVILAGVRVSSMLVVGIAAIATLVAGGGLGDFIKSGLARLPLPNSLESIWLGTILCLLLALVIDLILQALKLATISKGIR, encoded by the coding sequence ATGGACTTTTTATTAAGCCTGATTGATTTCGCGCTTGCTCGTCAAGAGCAGGTATTAGAAGGTCTTGCCCAGCACACCGTGTACGTGGTTTCGGTGCTGGTGACGGCTGGCTTATTTGCCATCGTCACCGGCGTCGTGACCCGGCGCAATGTACTTGCCAAGGAGCTTGCGCTAGCAATCGCATCGGTGTTCTTGACAATTCCTTCGCTCGCGCTTTTCGTTGTTTTTATTCCACTGGTTGGACTGGGCTTCGCCCCTTCCTTCATCGCACTGTTTCTATATTCGTTGCTACCAATCTTGCGTAACACGATTACTGGACTCGATGGAATAGACCTAGGCGTCCTTGACGCCGCCAAAGGGATGGGCCTATCGCCCGCCCAAGTTCTAATCAAGGTTCAGCTTCCGCTGGCATGGCCGGTAATACTGGCCGGTGTTCGAGTTTCATCAATGCTGGTTGTTGGAATTGCCGCTATCGCAACATTGGTTGCCGGTGGCGGGCTAGGTGATTTCATAAAGAGCGGTCTTGCCAGGCTGCCACTGCCAAATTCTCTGGAGTCGATATGGCTGGGCACAATTCTGTGTCTGCTACTCGCTCTAGTTATTGACTTGATTCTCCAGGCCCTTAAATTGGCCACTATCTCGAAGGGTATTCGATGA
- a CDS encoding ABC transporter ATP-binding protein: MNDVLIRLENVSKSYGSGTEPAVRNLTLEVIRGEVLVLVGPSGCGKSTTLRLINRLIEPTSGSMFIDGEDVTKVNPSELRRKIGYVIQQVGLFPHRTIAENIATVPQLLGWSKEKVNARIDELLELVSMDPETYRDRYPKELSGGQAQRIGVARALAADPDILLMDEPFGAIDPITRDRLQNEFLRLQKEVKKTIVFVTHDIDEAIKMGNRIAILREGSEIAQLDTPEAILAHPADEFVESFLGSGAILKGLTLRKVSDIELHQVPTLTSPVLREEALKTLQDSPDKVALLLDGNNRPLRWIDERALNRTSQPIEKSGRPVTVDLQPEDTLQDALTVMLQSSVGMACVTDRKGKYLGCTTIESLAKLIMSDGKE; this comes from the coding sequence ATGAATGATGTATTAATTCGTCTAGAAAATGTAAGCAAGTCCTATGGCTCCGGCACGGAGCCAGCCGTTAGAAACCTCACTCTCGAGGTTATCCGCGGCGAAGTTCTTGTGTTGGTCGGCCCTTCCGGTTGCGGAAAGAGCACGACGCTTAGGCTGATCAATCGATTGATTGAGCCGACCTCTGGAAGCATGTTCATTGATGGTGAAGACGTAACCAAGGTAAACCCATCCGAACTTAGAAGAAAAATTGGCTACGTTATTCAGCAGGTGGGCCTATTTCCACACAGAACCATTGCTGAAAACATTGCGACAGTGCCTCAGCTTCTGGGCTGGAGCAAAGAAAAAGTTAATGCCCGCATTGACGAGTTGTTGGAACTTGTTTCCATGGACCCAGAGACTTATCGAGATCGGTACCCGAAGGAACTTTCTGGAGGGCAAGCCCAAAGAATCGGTGTTGCCAGGGCCCTGGCTGCCGATCCAGACATTCTTTTAATGGACGAACCTTTTGGGGCAATAGACCCTATTACTCGCGACCGGTTGCAGAATGAGTTTTTGAGACTCCAAAAAGAGGTCAAGAAGACAATCGTTTTTGTCACCCACGATATCGACGAGGCAATCAAGATGGGAAACCGGATCGCGATTTTGCGTGAAGGTTCCGAGATCGCTCAGCTGGATACGCCGGAGGCAATCTTGGCTCATCCAGCTGATGAGTTTGTCGAGAGCTTCTTGGGGTCTGGGGCGATTTTGAAGGGGCTTACCTTGCGGAAGGTAAGCGACATCGAACTGCACCAGGTCCCAACTCTCACTTCGCCAGTTTTGCGCGAGGAGGCTCTGAAGACTCTTCAGGATTCGCCTGACAAGGTCGCGCTCTTGCTCGATGGGAACAATCGGCCATTGAGATGGATTGATGAGCGAGCTTTGAACCGCACCAGCCAGCCGATTGAAAAATCTGGCCGACCAGTAACGGTTGATCTTCAGCCTGAAGACACCTTGCAGGACGCCCTCACTGTGATGTTGCAATCCTCTGTAGGAATGGCATGCGTTACTGACCGAAAGGGTAAGTACCTCGGCTGCACAACAATTGAGAGCCTTGCCAAGTTGATTATGAGCGACGGGAAGGAGTAA
- a CDS encoding ABC transporter permease codes for MSTVAQQAKSQSPMSARLDLIISPIFAVLLALLGLAVWLYSDLDQTTLNILEPVKIQRQIGETLVLGLTSSLLVILIAVPIGILVTRKGFPRLKTFLVNTLGLAQSLPAYGLIVIFFSFMGSGILTVILALATFSLLPVLRNTIVGLEQVDKSVIDAGRGMGFTSAQILFKIELPLSVEVIVSGIRTAIVINVGMSALAFLVGGGGLGETINSGLKLDRGPAILIGAVMVAILALLFDFLSALAQKYLKPKGL; via the coding sequence TTGAGTACGGTAGCCCAACAAGCTAAGAGCCAATCTCCGATGAGCGCGCGGCTAGATCTCATTATCTCGCCGATATTTGCGGTTCTACTCGCGCTTCTGGGTCTTGCGGTCTGGCTCTACTCGGATTTGGATCAAACGACACTGAACATTTTGGAACCGGTGAAAATTCAACGGCAAATCGGAGAAACTCTAGTTCTGGGCCTCACCTCCTCGCTGCTGGTTATTTTGATTGCGGTACCCATCGGCATTCTGGTTACCCGTAAGGGTTTTCCTCGACTGAAGACCTTTTTGGTCAACACCCTTGGATTGGCCCAATCACTGCCCGCATATGGACTGATTGTAATTTTCTTCTCCTTTATGGGTTCTGGAATCCTCACCGTGATTCTTGCGTTGGCGACCTTCTCTTTACTTCCGGTTCTTAGAAACACCATCGTTGGCTTGGAGCAGGTAGACAAGTCGGTAATCGACGCGGGACGTGGCATGGGATTCACTTCAGCACAGATTTTGTTCAAGATCGAACTACCGCTATCGGTTGAAGTGATTGTCTCTGGCATCAGGACAGCAATTGTTATTAACGTCGGCATGTCAGCACTGGCATTCCTAGTTGGTGGTGGTGGACTCGGGGAAACAATAAACTCCGGCCTAAAGCTAGACCGTGGACCGGCTATCTTGATTGGCGCTGTAATGGTGGCAATTCTGGCGCTGCTGTTTGATTTCTTGAGTGCACTGGCTCAGAAATACTTAAAGCCAAAGGGCCTCTAA
- a CDS encoding ABC transporter permease has product MALIKSELRKVIYARANWGILIAGIAISVVSVVTTPFIYEAAQLGPAFGVNTVDGVDGVFANAISGYIFVIILGIMLMAGEYRHGTAAATFLTSPKREFVLFAKLGVAALVGALFMLITAWLSILAGVITLASFEEAVSPSSDLFLNLSLAALVSGVVFGVIGVSVGALLKNQMLAIVFALIYLFVIDPLLLVLFSDVGKFLPGGLITGMLAIDVQAPEFGFDTSSYLQPIPAMLLLLGYGLVFSAISLFTSMKRDVE; this is encoded by the coding sequence ATGGCGCTAATCAAGTCTGAACTTCGGAAAGTTATCTATGCCAGAGCCAACTGGGGAATCCTGATTGCGGGAATCGCGATTTCGGTAGTTTCCGTAGTGACCACACCTTTTATCTATGAGGCCGCCCAATTGGGTCCAGCTTTTGGCGTCAACACGGTCGATGGTGTTGACGGCGTTTTCGCCAACGCGATATCCGGTTATATCTTTGTGATCATCCTGGGCATCATGCTTATGGCGGGCGAATACCGTCATGGCACAGCAGCTGCGACATTTCTAACCAGCCCTAAACGTGAGTTTGTACTGTTTGCAAAACTCGGAGTGGCGGCACTGGTGGGTGCACTATTCATGTTGATCACCGCCTGGCTTTCGATTCTTGCTGGCGTTATAACGCTTGCAAGCTTCGAAGAGGCGGTTAGCCCTTCATCTGATTTATTTCTGAATCTCAGCTTGGCGGCCTTGGTCTCAGGGGTGGTGTTCGGGGTCATCGGGGTCTCGGTGGGTGCACTTCTGAAAAACCAGATGCTCGCAATTGTCTTTGCGTTGATATATCTTTTTGTGATTGACCCACTGTTGTTGGTGCTGTTCTCTGATGTTGGCAAGTTCTTACCGGGTGGCCTAATTACTGGGATGCTGGCAATCGATGTTCAAGCACCAGAGTTTGGCTTTGATACGTCCTCATACCTTCAGCCGATTCCAGCAATGCTGTTGCTACTCGGTTACGGGTTGGTATTTTCGGCCATCTCACTATTCACCAGCATGAAAAGAGATGTTGAGTAG
- a CDS encoding ABC transporter ATP-binding protein, which translates to MMTQAITFTNLVKTYGKQIAVNDLSIEIKQGRITGFLGPNGAGKSTALRCLVGLAKPTSGSVAILGASYRELRNPISEVGCVLDSRGFHASLTGRQNLRVMAAAGNIPDARVDEVLELVELGDAKNKRTKNYSLGMKQRLALAGAILGDPDVLILDEPANGLDPLGIAWLRKFLRSLAISGRTILVSSHQLAEMQNTVDDVIIMHKGRLIAAGEMKQIIGTGTLEEAFLELTAGTD; encoded by the coding sequence ATGATGACCCAAGCAATCACCTTTACCAATCTGGTGAAGACCTACGGCAAACAAATCGCCGTAAACGATTTGAGTATTGAAATCAAACAGGGCCGAATCACAGGCTTTTTAGGCCCGAATGGTGCTGGCAAATCCACGGCCCTTCGGTGCCTGGTTGGTTTAGCAAAACCAACCAGCGGCTCGGTTGCTATTCTCGGCGCTAGCTACCGAGAACTCAGGAACCCCATTTCTGAAGTCGGCTGTGTTTTAGATTCCCGGGGCTTTCACGCATCACTAACGGGCCGTCAAAACCTAAGGGTTATGGCGGCTGCGGGCAACATCCCAGATGCTCGAGTCGATGAGGTGCTCGAACTGGTTGAGCTAGGAGATGCGAAAAACAAGCGCACTAAAAACTACTCGCTCGGCATGAAGCAGCGCTTGGCATTGGCTGGGGCAATTCTGGGTGACCCGGATGTTCTAATCCTGGATGAGCCGGCCAATGGCCTAGATCCCCTGGGCATAGCTTGGCTTCGCAAGTTCTTGCGTTCACTCGCGATATCCGGCAGGACAATCTTGGTTTCTTCCCACCAGCTGGCCGAAATGCAGAACACGGTTGACGATGTCATCATCATGCATAAGGGCAGGCTGATTGCCGCCGGCGAGATGAAGCAAATTATTGGAACTGGGACCTTAGAAGAAGCGTTCCTCGAGCTAACAGCGGGAACCGACTAA
- a CDS encoding peptidylprolyl isomerase, which translates to MTSPTAIATLHTNHGAIKLNLFGLHAPKTVENFVGLATGTIEWKDPRTGATHNGKSLYEGVIFHRIIAGFMLQSGDPAGTGMGGPGYQFGDEIHPELNFNDPYMLAMANAGPSTNGSQFFITVAPTSWLQGKHTVFGEVADDVSRKVVDKIGAVATDGRDKPLEEVVIESISIETL; encoded by the coding sequence ATGACATCTCCTACAGCTATCGCAACCCTGCACACCAACCACGGCGCCATCAAGCTCAACCTCTTTGGGCTTCACGCTCCAAAGACCGTTGAAAACTTTGTGGGCTTGGCAACCGGCACCATAGAGTGGAAAGATCCGCGCACTGGAGCAACCCATAACGGAAAGTCCCTTTACGAGGGCGTAATATTTCACCGCATTATCGCGGGCTTCATGCTTCAATCTGGAGACCCAGCCGGCACCGGCATGGGAGGCCCCGGTTATCAGTTTGGCGACGAAATCCACCCGGAACTCAATTTCAATGACCCATACATGCTTGCCATGGCAAATGCCGGCCCCAGCACCAACGGTTCACAGTTCTTCATCACCGTTGCTCCAACCTCCTGGTTGCAAGGCAAGCACACTGTTTTTGGTGAGGTAGCAGACGACGTGAGCCGCAAGGTGGTAGACAAGATTGGTGCCGTCGCAACCGATGGTCGTGACAAGCCCCTGGAGGAAGTTGTAATCGAGTCGATTAGCATCGAAACTCTCTAA
- a CDS encoding rhomboid family intramembrane serine protease yields the protein MAIRLRLPQASPVTSTLLAINVLIWLGQISPVGYLFTNQMFFAPLFAPWEPWRMLTAGFVHDWSSPWHILLNSYAIWIFGRQLEPMVGKVRFLVLYLTSIIGGSVAVLWLSDPQTPVVGASGALFGLMGAYFIIIRTMGGNSSTIFGLIAINLAMGFFVSGISWEGHLGGLITGLAIALIYSKTRKPSQKSMQLISLTAVWGALALLTVLRINQWV from the coding sequence ATGGCAATTCGCCTGAGGCTTCCTCAAGCATCCCCAGTCACCAGCACATTGCTGGCGATAAATGTTTTGATCTGGTTGGGACAGATATCCCCGGTTGGATATCTGTTCACAAACCAGATGTTTTTTGCTCCACTATTCGCCCCTTGGGAACCCTGGAGGATGCTCACAGCGGGCTTTGTGCACGACTGGTCATCGCCCTGGCACATTCTTCTAAATTCCTACGCGATCTGGATATTTGGTAGACAGCTAGAGCCCATGGTCGGCAAGGTTCGCTTTTTGGTGCTCTACCTAACCTCGATTATCGGCGGTTCGGTGGCTGTCTTATGGTTGTCTGATCCGCAAACCCCAGTGGTTGGGGCCTCCGGCGCACTATTTGGCTTGATGGGTGCATATTTCATCATCATCCGGACGATGGGTGGCAACAGCTCAACAATTTTTGGCCTAATCGCAATCAACTTGGCGATGGGGTTCTTTGTTTCGGGAATCTCGTGGGAGGGCCACCTGGGTGGTCTAATCACCGGGTTAGCGATCGCTCTAATTTACTCAAAAACCAGAAAGCCCAGTCAAAAGTCAATGCAGCTTATTAGCTTGACTGCTGTTTGGGGGGCACTCGCACTCTTGACAGTGCTGAGAATTAATCAGTGGGTTTAG
- a CDS encoding cell division protein CrgA, whose translation MPESRSRRKANSVEPLKPVIAGDAEAENPTWYKAVMFGFMVFGLIWILTFYISSARWPLGSASPIDLANWNILIGFGFAMVGFVMTTKWK comes from the coding sequence ATGCCTGAATCAAGATCAAGACGCAAAGCCAACTCTGTCGAACCACTAAAACCAGTTATAGCTGGGGATGCCGAGGCAGAAAATCCGACTTGGTATAAAGCCGTGATGTTCGGCTTTATGGTTTTCGGTTTGATCTGGATCCTAACCTTCTACATCTCGAGTGCCCGCTGGCCGCTGGGAAGCGCATCCCCAATCGACCTAGCAAACTGGAACATTCTGATTGGGTTCGGGTTCGCGATGGTTGGCTTTGTTATGACCACTAAGTGGAAATAA
- a CDS encoding aminodeoxychorismate/anthranilate synthase component II has translation MVRILVLDNYDSFVYTLNGYLRQLGAQTEVFRNDAFSEAELPEMLSRFDAVLISPGPGTPASAGLSIPTVRFALETNYPVFGVCLGHQAIAEAMGAVVQSAPELMHGKVSSVNHKGSLIFEGLPQGFSATRYHSLAVVPESVPEDLVITGQTESGVIMSLQHKTKPIYGVQFHPESVMTQGGYTMLANWLETLGLKGAREKALSLSPRLENS, from the coding sequence ATGGTGCGCATTCTTGTTTTAGATAATTACGACAGCTTCGTCTACACCCTAAATGGCTATCTTAGGCAGCTGGGGGCCCAGACCGAGGTGTTCAGGAACGACGCTTTTTCCGAAGCCGAACTGCCTGAAATGCTTTCAAGATTCGATGCGGTGCTGATTTCTCCGGGTCCGGGCACTCCGGCCTCAGCCGGGCTATCTATCCCAACCGTTCGTTTCGCCCTGGAAACCAACTACCCGGTATTTGGCGTGTGTCTGGGTCATCAAGCAATCGCCGAGGCCATGGGGGCGGTTGTGCAAAGCGCCCCCGAGCTAATGCACGGCAAGGTTTCATCGGTAAATCACAAGGGCAGCCTAATTTTTGAGGGGTTACCGCAGGGCTTTAGTGCCACGAGGTATCATTCGCTCGCAGTGGTGCCAGAGTCTGTCCCCGAGGACCTTGTGATAACCGGCCAAACCGAATCTGGTGTGATCATGAGTTTGCAGCACAAGACCAAGCCTATTTACGGCGTTCAGTTTCACCCCGAATCCGTGATGACTCAAGGTGGCTACACCATGCTTGCCAATTGGCTAGAAACCCTGGGACTCAAGGGTGCCAGAGAAAAAGCACTCAGCCTGAGCCCCAGGCTGGAAAACTCTTAG